The following is a genomic window from Hymenobacter monticola.
CTTCCTGCACCTGCTGCACGCCCCCGGCACCGACCTGCTGGCTAAAATTCCCCACGGCACCGGCCAAACCATTCTGCGCGAAGCCATGCTCATTGCCGACCACAACGCCTATCACACCGGCGAAATCATTCTGGTACGCCGCCTGCTGAAGGCCTGGAAATAAACAAGGCTCATCGGTTCATCTAACGCAAAAAGCCCAGCACGTCAGGCGCGCCGGGCGATTTCTGAGGCGTCAAGCAGTCTGGCAACGCCTATTTCTTGTAAGCCACGCGGTAAATCACGCCGTTGTCGTCGTCGCTCATCAGCAACGAGCCGTCGGTGGCCTGAATGAGCCCGCAGGGACGGCCAAACTCCGACTTGTCGTTCTCCACCAAAAAGCCCGTGATGAAATCCTCAAATTTCTCCGGCTTGCCCAGGGCATCGAAGTGCACGCGCACCAGCTTGTAGCCCGAGGGCTGGGCCCGGTTCCAGGAGCCGTGCATGGTCACGAAAGCATCGTTTTTGTAAGCGGCCGGAAATTGCGTGCCCTTGTTGAAAACAAGACCCAGCGGGGCCGAATGAGCCTTGTAGAGCAGCAGCGGGCGCTGGTTTTTGGCGTCGAATTGCTCGTAGGTTTCGCCGCTCTTGGGCTTGTTGGCGGGGTAGGGCTTGCCGTCGGCAATGATGGACGGCCAGCCGTAGCCGGCGCCCTGCTTCAACTGGTTCAGCTCCTCCATCTGGTCCTCGTCGCCGAGCCAGTCGATGCCGTGGTCCATGCCGAACAACTGCCCGGTGGCCGGGTGCCAGTCGAAGCCGATGGTGTTGCGCAGGCCCTTGGCGTAGATGCTGCGGCCCGAGCCGTCGGTTTTGAGCACCAGCAGGGTGGCGTTTTCGGGGTTGTCCTCGTCGCAGGCATTGCAGGTGCTGCCCACCGAAAGGTAGAGCTGGCCGTCGGGCCCGAAATGCAGCACGCGGTTGGCGTGCTGGCCGGCGTCGGGCAGGTCTTTGTACAGAATTTTAGGCTCGCTCAGGCCGCCGTCGGGCAGCACATCGGCCACATACACTTCCCGAATGGCGCTGAGGTACATCTTGCCGTCTTTCATCGCCAAGCCGTGCAGGTGGGGCTTCTGGGCCACCTGGCGCACCACTTCGGCCTTGCCGTCCTTGTTGGCATCGCGCAGCAGCGTGATGCTGCCCTTCACGCGGTTGCTCACGTAGAGGTCGCCGTTGGGCGCCTGGGCCAGCATGCGGGGCATGTCGAGGCCCTCGGCGTACTTGCTGATGGTGAAGCCGGCGGCCACCTTCAGGGCGGCCACGCGGGCGTCGGTGGCGGGTAGCTTGTTGGGCAGGTAAATGTTGCCCGTCATCTTGAAAGGCGTGGCGGCCGGCGGCACGTTTTGGGCGGCGGCGGTGAAGGTGGTGAGCAGCGCAGCAGCGAGTATAATGGGTCGAATAAGAGCCATGAGCATTGATAAATTGTTCATCCTCTTCAACCTCTATTTCCGGCCTGGGGTTGCGTAGCCGCTACTCCACCGCCACCGTGCGCCGGATACCCAGTTTTTTCATGCGGGCTTCCAGGGTCTTGGGGTTAATATCGAGCAACAATGCTGCACCCTGCGCCCCGCTCACGCGGCCACCGGTGCGCTGCAAGGCTGCCAGAATGTGGTCCCGTTCCTGCTCCTTCATGGTTTTTATAGGCACGGCAGCCGGCACAACCGGCGCGGCCGTGGCCGCCATCATCAGCGGGGCCCCGGCAAAGCCCGCGAACTCCAGAAACTGCCCCTGGCTCACGATGATGGACTGCTCCAGCACGTGTTCCAGCTCGCGGATATTGCCGGGCCAGGAATAAGCCTGCAGGGCCGCCAGGTCATCGGGGCGCACTTGGCGCACGGGCTTACCCAGGCGTTTGCTCAAGCGCTGAATGAAGTGGCGCATCAGCGGCTCGATGTCTTCGCGGCGCTCGCGCAAGGGGGCCAGCTCAATGGGGAAGACGTTGAGGCGGTAGTACAAATCGGCCCGGAAGCGGCCGGCGGCCACCTCATCGGCCAGCACGCGGTTGGTGGCGGCGATGACGCGGGCGTCGGAGTGCAGCACTTTGGTGCCGCCTAGCCGCTCAAATTCCTTTTCCTGCAGCACCCGCAGCAGCTTGGCTTGCAAGTCGAGCGGCAACTCCCCGATTTCATCCAGGAAAATAGAGCCCCCATTCGCCAGCTCAAACTTGCCGATACGGCGCTCCACAGCTCCGGTGAAAGCGCCCTTCTCGTGCCCAAACAGCTCACTCTCAATGAGCTGCGCGGGCAGCGCGGCGCAGTTGAGCTTGATGAGGGCGCGGGCGTGGCGGGGCGAGGCATTGTGCAACTCGCGAGCCACCAGCTCCTTGCCGGTACCGGTTTCGCCCGAAATCAGCACGGTGGTATCGGTTGGAGCCACCATGCTGATGCGGCGCTGCACCAGCTGCAAGGCCGGCCCACTGCCCACAAAGGCCCCCGAGTCGGCCCCGAAGCGGGCGGAAGTGTTTATTTCGTCGACCAGGTAGGTGCGCTCTTCCTCCACTTGGGCTTTCAGCGCTTCGATTTGCTCGAAGGCGAAGAGGTTTTCCAGGGCCAGCGCAATCTGGGGGGTGAGGGCAAGCACGGTGGCCAGGTCGTCGGAACGGAAGGCGGTGGGGTTGGGTGAAGCCAGAATGAGCACCGCCGCGCCATCGGGCCGCTCCCAAATGGGCGCGATGAGGATGGCCCGCGTGCCGTGCTCTTCATACACACGGCGCAGGAAAGGGTAGCGTTGCGCCAGCGCCCGAAAACTATCGGCAGTGTACAGGCCCGGCGTTTGCAGCAATTCGTTCATTTGCTGATACATGGTCGATGTATCGGGCTGGTTGATGCCGTTGCGCCGGTCGGGGTCGAGGGCCTGCAGCGGGGCGCCGGGTGCTTCACTCGGGCGCGAAAACTCGGCAAAGCCCTCAAAGGCCTCCTGCCGGCCCGCGCGCTGCAACCGCAGGCCAAAATAATCGAAGGCCACTACTTGGCTTAATGCCTCGGCCACAGCCCGAAACAGCGGCTCGCGCTGCTTGATGCTGAGCAGGGCATTGGTGATGTTAAGCTGCAGGGTGCGCTCCTGCTCGCGGCGCGCTACTTCTTCGAAGGCCAGCGTATTTGCCACGGCCACGGCGATGAGGGAGCCGATTTTTTCCAGCAGTTTTTCGTCGGCGGGCGTGAGGTTGGGGTTGCGGCGCGAGGCCAGCGTGAGGAAGCCCGTGAGGCGCCCGCCGATGTGCAGCGGCACGGCCGTGAGGTGCGTCACGCCCAGCTTCTCAAACTTGTTGTAGGGCGCATAGTTCGGGTAGTTGCGCATGTACTCCTGGGGCGTGAACTGCCGCACGCGCGGGTCGGCCACGAGCACCTCAATGGGCGTGCCAGCGATAGGCGAGAATTGCTCCATGCCCTCGGGCAAGGGCGGCATTTCGTCCACACCGTAATAGTCGCGCAGGAACAAGCGCTTGTACTGCAGCGTTTCATCGAACACGTTGATGCCGATGAGGTCGAACGGGAAGATGAGCCGCAGCTTGGTCGTCACCGCTTTGAACAGCTTGTCCTTTTCGCGGATGGTGGCGATGGCCTCGTTGAGGTGCAGCAGCAGAGTTTCGTCGGTAGTGGGCATGGCGTTGGTTCCGGCTTCAACTGGTGTCGTCTTAGACGGTTCAGACAAGCGACTGTTTTAAATGTTGCCGAATTTTCCTGAAATAACAGGAGTAAAAGCCTACCAATTCCTGATATTTAAGAAATATAGATTAAATATTTTAATCTCGGCAGTGCTCAGAAAGGAGGCAAACTGATTTTAATTAATTAGTATTCAATGGCTAAATGTGAAAAATATATTTCTCATTAGTGCTGGCACGTCTTTCGGTAAGAGCGGGGCACACCCTATGCCATTTGGCCTTATGTTTTCTTCTCAATCACTGAAAGGTTTTGCCGGCTTGTCGCTCATCGGCGGCCTGGTGCTGGCCCAGCCGGCACTGGCGCAAAACCAGCCCGGCGTGCCGGCGGCTTCCCAGGCCATTGGCCTGGCCAGCGACTCTCTGTCCCTCGGTGCCACGGTGCAAGCCGTGCTCGACGCCAACCCCGGCATCACCAACCTCACCGAGCTGAGCAACGCGGCCACCAGCCGCCTGAGCCAGACGCGGGCTGGCTTCCTGCCCCAGATTACCGGCACGGCCACCTACACCCGCATCGACCCGGTGGTGAAGCTGCCTTTTAATGGCGAAACGCTGCAGTTTGCGCCGAATAATAACTACGACTTTCACGTGACGGCGCAGTACCTGCTGCTCGATT
Proteins encoded in this region:
- a CDS encoding PQQ-dependent sugar dehydrogenase; amino-acid sequence: MALIRPIILAAALLTTFTAAAQNVPPAATPFKMTGNIYLPNKLPATDARVAALKVAAGFTISKYAEGLDMPRMLAQAPNGDLYVSNRVKGSITLLRDANKDGKAEVVRQVAQKPHLHGLAMKDGKMYLSAIREVYVADVLPDGGLSEPKILYKDLPDAGQHANRVLHFGPDGQLYLSVGSTCNACDEDNPENATLLVLKTDGSGRSIYAKGLRNTIGFDWHPATGQLFGMDHGIDWLGDEDQMEELNQLKQGAGYGWPSIIADGKPYPANKPKSGETYEQFDAKNQRPLLLYKAHSAPLGLVFNKGTQFPAAYKNDAFVTMHGSWNRAQPSGYKLVRVHFDALGKPEKFEDFITGFLVENDKSEFGRPCGLIQATDGSLLMSDDDNGVIYRVAYKK
- a CDS encoding sigma-54-dependent Fis family transcriptional regulator, giving the protein MPTTDETLLLHLNEAIATIREKDKLFKAVTTKLRLIFPFDLIGINVFDETLQYKRLFLRDYYGVDEMPPLPEGMEQFSPIAGTPIEVLVADPRVRQFTPQEYMRNYPNYAPYNKFEKLGVTHLTAVPLHIGGRLTGFLTLASRRNPNLTPADEKLLEKIGSLIAVAVANTLAFEEVARREQERTLQLNITNALLSIKQREPLFRAVAEALSQVVAFDYFGLRLQRAGRQEAFEGFAEFSRPSEAPGAPLQALDPDRRNGINQPDTSTMYQQMNELLQTPGLYTADSFRALAQRYPFLRRVYEEHGTRAILIAPIWERPDGAAVLILASPNPTAFRSDDLATVLALTPQIALALENLFAFEQIEALKAQVEEERTYLVDEINTSARFGADSGAFVGSGPALQLVQRRISMVAPTDTTVLISGETGTGKELVARELHNASPRHARALIKLNCAALPAQLIESELFGHEKGAFTGAVERRIGKFELANGGSIFLDEIGELPLDLQAKLLRVLQEKEFERLGGTKVLHSDARVIAATNRVLADEVAAGRFRADLYYRLNVFPIELAPLRERREDIEPLMRHFIQRLSKRLGKPVRQVRPDDLAALQAYSWPGNIRELEHVLEQSIIVSQGQFLEFAGFAGAPLMMAATAAPVVPAAVPIKTMKEQERDHILAALQRTGGRVSGAQGAALLLDINPKTLEARMKKLGIRRTVAVE